The DNA segment GAGCAGCAGCGATTCTTCAGGATCTTATGACTCATATTCACTCAGAACTCAATCAGTAACTAGGAGCGATTCTTTGGACGTTTTGGAGATCGATATATTGAATACTAAGGCGACATTGCTTCAGACTTTGATTCGGTGCCATAACAGTGTCGATCCCCCAAAGGCTCTGCTGCAAGCTTGTCATATGTACAGGCATCCTATCCTTGCCATACTTGCCACATGCTACGAGGTGAGTGAAAAGTATTATTCAAACTTCATCCATACATAACATCTATTGGTGTGAAAATCAACAAATTTTATGATCTAAATCAAACTAGCCAACTACCTTCACTCAGAGTATGAACAGAAAGACTATTCCATCAAAGAAGAGTATATGCTGGCAAAGGTTTGGTCTTGTATCTTGAAATGGTCTTTCTGCTGGTACTCTGAGTGATGATGGTTGGCTAGTTCGTTTTAGATCATAACATTTGATAATTTTATATCAGGGATGTCATATGTACCTGATTTTTTTCTTTATCTTGTAGCCTGACTCATTGCACACAAATTGGTTGACATGGCTGGTGGTTTCCTGTGATCTTCACAGGATTTATAAAAATGTTGAACAAATTGTCTTGTTAGCTGGGACAACCATGGAAGTTTTGAATAAAGCAATGGTTAATAGATTCCCAGCAACCCTGTTACgaagttttcaaatattttttcctgTAAGTAGCAAAGTAGATTACCAACTTAATGCGATTTGATAATTTACTTTGAactgaagtttttttctaacCGCtgcaaaattttaatgttttcactgaaattcgaaatgagAAGAGAGGAAAATTCATATTGATTTTCAGGATAATGGTTTGAAACATTTCCTCAAGTTCCTACATCTTGGTATCCAACACATATTCGACCTAGACTTGATGTCTAAGGAATTAGCAACCTTCAAGAGGTCCCTGAAAGCCTGCAGAAAATCGAGCATCTTATCAGAGTTAGATAGGGATGTTACATATCTTAACAACCGATTTTGGATAGAAGAAGCGGCGCTAATTCTTATGGCCTCAGCGCttgaatataacttcaaatcGACGTATGATCAAATTACTTTTCTGAAGGTGATAAAACAACTTGAAGTTCAAGAATTGTTCTGCATCGATGTGCCATCTTTTTCGTCTGTCTTGGATATATTGACTGCCTTGTATGAGAACGGTACCAGAATCCGTCTGGATTTGAACAGAGCGCTGAGTGCGATTCATCACAGAGAAGCCATCATAGAATGTCAGAATGACCTCCTTCAAGAGAATAATTTCAGTACTGCTTTGAAAGTGGCTCAAATCGGAAGCTTACCAAGCGATTTGGTCATTTTAATGGAGTGGGAAAACGAATTTGGAAAAAGGAAGGACAAAACAAACTTTTGGGACAATTGCAATGAATCTTTCAAATTCCATGGTGTAACTGCCGATAGGGTCGTTGAATTTTACTCCAATTCGTTGGATAAGATAAGTGACGAATTAGAGAAGTTTGAGGTTTCCAAATTGGCTTACCAGTGGGCGAGGAATTTCCAGTTATCTTACCAGTATGAACTGGAAAAGGTTATGATCTTAAATTATTTAAAACTGGATGAGAAGTATAAAAACCCCGATTTGTTAGATATACAAAGTGAAACTCATCTATATAAGGATATTGTGAGTAAATTGGATCAATTATCTGAAAACGAGAACTCAACGTCTGATGATGCTGAGTATAAAGTTAACGATATCATTTCTCTAGCACTAGacaaaggtaatttttttttggctttGAGACTAGAGCGAATGTTCTCTTGTAAAAGCGTCGATTTGGAAATATTGAAGTTATGCAACAGTTTGGCAGAAGGTCTGGTGATGCCTTATCAACTCAGCATGAAGGAGAAGATGTTGCTGAACAAAAATTCCAACTTCAAGAGTTACAGTAGAAGAACTATGTTTTCGAGTAGACTTTCGGGTCTAAGTCTGAGTGAGTATGCAAAAAAAGTTTATCTGCCTAGAGtcgaatatttttttcctttttgtcAGTTCACCATGTTTTTTTACAGTTTCCCCTTATCAATATCCCTCCTCATCGACACTTATTGCGGATTCAACTCAAGAAGTAGGTGGTGAGGAAGTATTGAGTTTACTCAAAACCTTGTCTGAAAAATTGGCGAACGGatctgaaataatttcaaatatcattcAGACATATCGAGTGAGTCTATTGACTCAGGTGCCTTATCACGTTGTTCTTTCCAACCCTGATCCGAATTTCTTGAAAAACGCTCTCGATATAGATTGTTTGTCGAAATTGGATCTAGTTCATGATTTTGTTTCTATTCATAAATGGAGCAGGGAACAGGTATGACAATAAATTTACACATACTATATACATTAGTCCACTGATTTTTCCATATCTGCGAaattagcccagcacttttcaattttcaaaaaaaaagtttgtgctgaattgtgcctttgaatttttttttccattctttATGGAAATTCAGATGTTTCGAAAAGTGCTGTCTCAACCTCGCAACCATGTTTTTTCATCAAATGTTACTCTTCAATTCCCCTCTGAACGTGAATTCAAAATTGATCATTCTTTCTAGATATCTGACTTGATCTGCGAGCAGTTGATAAACCACTTACAGAACCATATCCAATCCAAAACTGATGTTCCCATGATGTGGGACTTGAATCTAAACACCCATTTCCACTACATATTACGCCTTTTCCAACAAGACTGTTCAATATTGggcagaaaaatattcaactatGCTCAAGTCCTATTCATATCTCACATGTCGTCTactaatgaaataaaaatgaatgaattaaaGTTCATACTAGAGCTGATGATAAAAGCTAATGACTGCTTCACATCTGATTGTAATATGCAGGGAATATCTAACGTTTTGACGCAATGTcggaaaattataaattatttgGTTTCTTTGAGGAGCTGGAAACTCATTGTTAGATTACTGACTGGAATCGCtagatattcagaaatgaactACGTCTTCCAAATCCTGAAAGATAATGATCAATTCGAGTATCTTCTTATGAAAGGCTCGAATAGGGATAACTCTTTGAAAATCGCCTTGTTATCTTATTTGAAGAAGAATTGTCCTGCCGAGAAGGATTTATACAAAATGGTCGCATTGCACTTTGCAATGTTCTCTGAAGTAGCTCTCTTGTGGGAAAATGACGCAGTTGGAGTAATCAAGAAtctcatcgatatttcgaaattaGAGATGCAGAACTACAAAATTAATCCAGACACTGAACCATATGTTTTATTCACCAACACTGAAGGGACTAAGCTGTGCCTATCCAAGGTTAGAATATATTTGAAACATTCGTTCATTTTCACTTTGTCCTCGGTATTTTTAGGCTATGGAAAATTACACATATGCTACAGAGTTTCATTTGCAAGGTGAAAAATTGATGAAAGCTATGCATACAGCCAAGCAAGCTGAACTTATAGCCTTGCAGTTATCTCTGTTCAGTGGTTTGTCTCCTTCTGATACAGCAGTG comes from the Coccinella septempunctata chromosome 2, icCocSept1.1, whole genome shotgun sequence genome and includes:
- the LOC123307280 gene encoding spatacsin; the protein is MEKKLKRMPSFNKETNSIWAAWLRMGNREVSREAVAKGTHVDLAIKFLSTRNEISQVDAETWFKNEVLTWVQELLRRKQIHKSKHILINAGFEPLKELHNIFFLTNSVELRKYVGDHLIEQKCMDESTKNLWTFLEIILVNRNSVSSFSLCESLADLYKKSPEWHSKVSSILFLLVYDDHLTPFIKPLDLFKYLISTSDELIKCWIALSFGSPECLEINCNPNVMGFFSKNSITEEMLQVLNCEHLGLTKNLKEEIFNELCKYGVFMKDEKSNLTKLLKRFLKFDISSIYDVLQMEKSSVNIKDFIKMLNDFCVDHRSLTVLAECSNYLPLETYKNSISSHIDLLIQYKSLKWDCEESLRTNIMATIDYIRKCDYKEYFEKNPLVLCSLIMFTSDIKFLEAFDKKVIVHGVEISKYYDAILSKFGIIRKLVSTNEENEAYCNKNYYTLVEKHLNINIKKLFEFRYTTLELPHFNCDRLVQKYGYKKELDYIFYLRELRPSIASKLVILEDEHVQDSGSKDERREKKVKKVFKTALNCFEDKELCCACISFLEMVDVPSNKLRIYLNVIEILNRSGYDSQQCKELFECALEKNDFESIEELLEITVLSGIDFYFQCGRDFITAREKYEIAIEFCRVNNSKLPEGFLKNCAMNNDWLSFMIFAQIHCYPADQIKEVCQCFKNPFYLEHILHCVSYDIQVEEENALMKGRDSRKAFLSRIGVRLSSSDSSGSYDSYSLRTQSVTRSDSLDVLEIDILNTKATLLQTLIRCHNSVDPPKALLQACHMYRHPILAILATCYEPDSLHTNWLTWLVVSCDLHRIYKNVEQIVLLAGTTMEVLNKAMVNRFPATLLRSFQIFFPDNGLKHFLKFLHLGIQHIFDLDLMSKELATFKRSLKACRKSSILSELDRDVTYLNNRFWIEEAALILMASALEYNFKSTYDQITFLKVIKQLEVQELFCIDVPSFSSVLDILTALYENGTRIRLDLNRALSAIHHREAIIECQNDLLQENNFSTALKVAQIGSLPSDLVILMEWENEFGKRKDKTNFWDNCNESFKFHGVTADRVVEFYSNSLDKISDELEKFEVSKLAYQWARNFQLSYQYELEKVMILNYLKLDEKYKNPDLLDIQSETHLYKDIVSKLDQLSENENSTSDDAEYKVNDIISLALDKGNFFLALRLERMFSCKSVDLEILKLCNSLAEGLVMPYQLSMKEKMLLNKNSNFKSYSRRTMFSSRLSGLSLISPYQYPSSSTLIADSTQEVGGEEVLSLLKTLSEKLANGSEIISNIIQTYRVSLLTQVPYHVVLSNPDPNFLKNALDIDCLSKLDLVHDFVSIHKWSREQISDLICEQLINHLQNHIQSKTDVPMMWDLNLNTHFHYILRLFQQDCSILGRKIFNYAQVLFISHMSSTNEIKMNELKFILELMIKANDCFTSDCNMQGISNVLTQCRKIINYLVSLRSWKLIVRLLTGIARYSEMNYVFQILKDNDQFEYLLMKGSNRDNSLKIALLSYLKKNCPAEKDLYKMVALHFAMFSEVALLWENDAVGVIKNLIDISKLEMQNYKINPDTEPYVLFTNTEGTKLCLSKAMENYTYATEFHLQGEKLMKAMHTAKQAELIALQLSLFSGLSPSDTAVCLLDLEESQIVNLISSQLGFEQSLIVVEAYDYNPDWAAVLLKQCVLQNNTNYLEQFLNHLPLTEALIRDISKRFISMYAVITPEGVKNMKEILNKLPSVHAKYQIASELSLNDIVEDLLNTGQLCYLKDTVWKRGYRNS